From the Conger conger chromosome 14, fConCon1.1, whole genome shotgun sequence genome, one window contains:
- the romo1 gene encoding reactive oxygen species modulator 1 encodes MPVAVGPYGQTQPNCFDRVKMGFMMGFAVGMAAGAMFGTFSCLRIGMRGRELMGGVGKTMMQSGGTFGTFMAIGMGIRC; translated from the exons ATGCCGGTGGCAGTAGGACCGTACGGACAGACCCAGCCCAACTGCTTTGACAGAGTTAAGATGGGCTTCATGATGGGATTCGCTGTAGGGATGGCGGCAGGCGCGATGTTTGGAACCTTCTCCTGTCTGAG GATCGGCATGAGGGGCAGAGAACTGATGGGAGGAGTGGGGAAGACCATGATGCAAAGCGGCGGCACCTTCGGCACCTTCATGGCCATAGGCATGGGTATCCGGTGCTGA